From the Quercus lobata isolate SW786 chromosome 6, ValleyOak3.0 Primary Assembly, whole genome shotgun sequence genome, one window contains:
- the LOC115950683 gene encoding transcription factor bHLH92 isoform X3: protein MMDLFFPKELQCDNDIFWYEAYKAFEALQPQVNQSAFVPYRDTPRNEFGAENSGNMKNCVNMKKRMVEFLRRSWHPRNEIQEYEKERGFRHMMNERMRRERQKQNYMTLHSMLPFGTKSDKNSIIQTAATKIQVLQKCREELQRRNSEAEKNLAAVEGERVGRAKIKLKVANPTSGVDSVVEGLKCLKHLGLKARTIRSNFTAQEFSAELEIETEG from the exons atgatgGATTTGTTTTTCCCAAAGGAATTGCAGTGTGACAATGACATCTTCTGGTATGAGGCTTACAAGGCTTTTGAGGCTCTCCAGCCCCAGGTGAATCAAAGCGCTTTTGTGCCTTACAGAGACACACCCAGAAATGAATTTGGGGCAGAGAATTCAGgtaatatgaaaaattgtgtaaatatgAAGAAGAGAATGGTGGAGTTCTTGAGGAGGAGTTGGCATCCGAGGAATGAAATCCAAGAGTACGAGAAAGAGAGGGGTTTTCGGCACATGATGAACGAGCGAATGAGGAGAGAGAGGCAGAAGCAAAATTACATGACCCTGCATTCCATGTTGCCCTTTGGAACCAAG AGTGATAAGAATTCCATTATTCAAACGGCAGCGACAAAAATTCAAGTACTGCAGAAGTGTAGGGAAGAGTTGCAAAGGCGAAACTCAGAGGCTGAGAAAAATTTGGCTGCGGTGGAAGGGGAAAGAGTTGGAAGAGCTAAGATTAAACTAAAGGTGGCTAATCCAACATCTGGGGTTGATTCCGTGGTGGAAGGTCTTAAATGCTTGAAACACTTGGGACTGAAGGCCAGAACCATCCGATCAAATTTCACTGCTCAGGAGTTCTCAGCTGAATTGGAGATTGAAACAGAg gggTGA
- the LOC115950683 gene encoding transcription factor bHLH92 isoform X2, with translation MMDLFFPKELQCDNDIFWYEAYKAFEALQPQVNQSAFVPYRDTPRNEFGAENSGNMKNCVNMKKRMVEFLRRSWHPRNEIQEYEKERGFRHMMNERMRRERQKQNYMTLHSMLPFGTKSDKNSIIQTAATKIQVLQKCREELQRRNSEAEKNLAAVEGERVGRAKIKLKVANPTSGVDSVVEGLKCLKHLGLKARTIRSNFTAQEFSAELEIETEIEAAKVEKAIQRALYEVEGKLLRKFDEGGI, from the exons atgatgGATTTGTTTTTCCCAAAGGAATTGCAGTGTGACAATGACATCTTCTGGTATGAGGCTTACAAGGCTTTTGAGGCTCTCCAGCCCCAGGTGAATCAAAGCGCTTTTGTGCCTTACAGAGACACACCCAGAAATGAATTTGGGGCAGAGAATTCAGgtaatatgaaaaattgtgtaaatatgAAGAAGAGAATGGTGGAGTTCTTGAGGAGGAGTTGGCATCCGAGGAATGAAATCCAAGAGTACGAGAAAGAGAGGGGTTTTCGGCACATGATGAACGAGCGAATGAGGAGAGAGAGGCAGAAGCAAAATTACATGACCCTGCATTCCATGTTGCCCTTTGGAACCAAG AGTGATAAGAATTCCATTATTCAAACGGCAGCGACAAAAATTCAAGTACTGCAGAAGTGTAGGGAAGAGTTGCAAAGGCGAAACTCAGAGGCTGAGAAAAATTTGGCTGCGGTGGAAGGGGAAAGAGTTGGAAGAGCTAAGATTAAACTAAAGGTGGCTAATCCAACATCTGGGGTTGATTCCGTGGTGGAAGGTCTTAAATGCTTGAAACACTTGGGACTGAAGGCCAGAACCATCCGATCAAATTTCACTGCTCAGGAGTTCTCAGCTGAATTGGAGATTGAAACAGAg ATCGAAGCTGCCAAAGTGGAAAAAGCCATACAAAGAGCACTATATGAAGTTGAGGGGAAACTTCTTCGCAAGTTCGACGAAGGTGGAATCTAA
- the LOC115950683 gene encoding transcription factor bHLH92 isoform X1 translates to MMDLFFPKELQCDNDIFWYEAYKAFEALQPQVNQSAFVPYRDTPRNEFGAENSGNMKNCVNMKKRMVEFLRRSWHPRNEIQEYEKERGFRHMMNERMRRERQKQNYMTLHSMLPFGTKSDKNSIIQTAATKIQVLQKWREELQRRNSEAEKNLAAVEGERVGGAKIKLKVANPTSGVDSMVEVLKCLKHLGLKARTIRSNFTAQEFSAELEIETEIEAAKVEKAIQRALYEVEGKLLRKFDEGGI, encoded by the exons atgatgGATTTGTTTTTCCCAAAGGAATTGCAGTGTGACAATGACATCTTCTGGTATGAGGCTTACAAGGCTTTTGAGGCTCTCCAGCCCCAGGTGAATCAAAGCGCTTTTGTGCCTTACAGAGACACACCCAGAAATGAATTTGGGGCAGAGAATTCAGgtaatatgaaaaattgtgtaaatatgAAGAAGAGAATGGTGGAGTTCTTGAGGAGGAGTTGGCATCCGAGGAATGAAATCCAAGAGTACGAGAAAGAGAGGGGTTTTCGGCACATGATGAACGAGCGAATGAGGAGAGAGAGGCAGAAGCAAAATTACATGACCCTGCATTCCATGTTGCCCTTTGGAACCAAG AGTGATAAGAATTCCATTATTCAAACGGCAGCGACAAAAATTCAAGTACTGCAGAAGTGGAGGGAAGAGTTGCAAAGGCGAAACTCAGAGGCTGAGAAAAATTTGGCTGCGGTGGAAGGGGAAAGAGTAGGAGGAGCTAAGATTAAACTAAAGGTGGCTAATCCAACATCTGGGGTTGATTCCATGGTGGAAGTTCTTAAATGCTTGAAACACTTGGGACTGAAGGCCAGAACCATCCGATCAAATTTCACTGCTCAGGAGTTCTCAGCTGAACTGGAGATTGAAACAGAg ATCGAAGCTGCCAAAGTGGAAAAAGCCATACAAAGAGCACTATATGAAGTTGAGGGGAAACTTCTTCGCAAGTTCGACGAAGGTGGAATCTAA